The Streptomyces sp. NBC_00569 genomic sequence CGGGCGCGGACGCCATCCACCCCGGCTACGGATTCCTGTCGGAGAACGCGGAGTTCGCCCAGGCCGTCCTGGACGCCGGTCTGATCTGGATCGGCCCGCCCCCGCAGGCCATCCGCGACCTGGGTGACAAGGTCGCCGCCCGGCACATCGCCCAGCGCGCCGGCGCGCCGCTCGTCGCCGGCACCCCGGACCCCGTGTCCGGGTCCGAGGAGGTCGTCGCGTTCGCCCGCGAACACGGCCTGCCCATCGCCATCAAGGCCGCCTTCGGCGGCGGCGGCCGCGGCCTCAAGGTCGCCCGCACCCTCGAAGAGGTCCCCGAGCTCTACGACTCCGCCGTGCGCGAAGCCGTCGCAGCGTTCGGCCGCGGCGAATGCTTCGTCGAGCGCTACCTCGACAAGCCCCGCCACGTGGAGACCCAGTGCCTGGCCGACACCCACGGCAACGTGGTCGTCGTCTCCACCCGCGACTGCTCCCTGCAGCGCCGCCACCAAAAACTCGTCGAAGAAGCCCCCGCGCCGTTTTTGACGCCGGCCCAGAACGAGCAGCTCTACACCGCCTCCAAGGCCATCCTCAAGGAAGCCGGCTACGTCGGCGCCGGCACCGTCGAGTTCCTCGTCGGCCTGGACGGCACCATCTCCTTCCTCGAGGTCAACACCCGCCTCCAGGTCGAACACCCCGTCACCGAAGAGGTCGCCGGCATCGACCTCGTGCGCGAGATGTTCCGCATCGCCGACGGCGAGGCCCTCGGCTACGACGACCCCGCCCTGCGCGGCCACTCCTTCGAGTTCCGCATCAACGGCGAAGACCCCGGCCGCGGCTTCCTGCCCGCCCCCGGCACCGTCACCCGCTTCGCCCCGCCCACCGGCCCCGGCGTCCGCCTGGACGCCGGCGTCGAGACCGGCAGCGTCATCGGCCCCGCCTGGGACTCCCTGCTCGCCAAGCTGATCGTCACCGGCGCCACCCGCGAACAGGCCCTGCAACGCGCCGCCCGCGCCCTGGCCGAGTTCGAGGTCGAAGGCATGGCCACCGCCATCCCCTTCCACCGCGCCGTCGTCGTCGACCCGGCCTTCACCAGCGACCCGTTCACCATCCACACCCGCTGGATCGAGACCGAGTTCGTCAACGAGATCAAGCCCTTCGCCGCCACCCCCGACACGGACAGCGACGAAGAAGCCGGCCGCGAAACCGTCGTCGTCGAAGTCGGCGGCAAGCGCCTCGAGGTGTCCCTCCCGGTCTCACTGGGCATGTCCCTGGCCCGCACCGGCCTCGCCGCCGGCGCCAAGCCCAAACGACGCGCCGCGAAGAAGTCCGGACCGGCCGCCTCCGGCGACACCCTCGCCTCCCCCATGCAGGGCACCATCGTCAAGGTCGCCGTCGAGGAAGGCCAGGAAGTCAAGGAAGGCGACCTCGTCGTCGTCCTCGAAGCCATGAAGATGGAACAACCCCTCAACGCCCACCGCACCGGCATCATCAAGGGCCTCAACGCCGCCATCGGCGCCTCCATCACCTCCGGCGCCACCATCTGCGAGATCAAGGACTGACCCCGACCCGCACTCAGAGCGCCCGACACGAACGCCCGGCGGACCCCGACACGGTCCACCGGGCGTTCGCGTTGTTCCGGTCCGTGGTCCTGCCGTCGCGCGATCAGGCATCCTGGAGAGCGCGCGCACGACCAGGGAGGACCGATGACGACCGGCACGGACCAGACGGACCGGCCCCGCCCGGCCCCTTCCGTACGCCCCATGCGGGCCGACGCACGCCGGAACTACGAGCGGCTGCTCGCGGAGGCGCGTGCGGCGTTCGCGGAGCACGGCACGGGCGCGTCCCTGGAGGACGTGGCGCGGCGCGCGGGCGTCGGCATCGGGACGCTCTACCGGCACTTCCCGAACCGGCACGCGCTGATGAGCGCGGTCTTCGAGGACGCGGTGAACGATCTGCTGGCGCGCTCACGGGCGCTGCTCGCGGACCCGCAGCCATGCTCGGCGCTGGTGGCATGGCTGCGCGACATCATCACTCATGCGGGTGAGTACCGTGGGCTCTCACGGGCCCTCATGTCGGCGTCGCACGACGCCAGTTCGGCCCTGTCGCGGTGCAGTACGCCGATGCGCGAGGCGGGCCAGGCCCTGCTGTCCAGGGCGCAGCGGGCGGGCGCCGTGCGCGCGGACGTGTCGATCGGCGATCTGCTTCAGCTGACCAACGCGATCGCGCTGGCCGCGGAGGAGACCCCGGACGACCCGGAACTGGCGGATCGTTTGCTCCGGCTGACTCTGCGAGGCATCACCGCGGGCTAGCGAGCGTCCGACGGCAACCCGCAGCCGTATGGGGAGAGCTCCGCACCGGGTTCGGCCCCGCCCGGAGTGCTGCTCAGCGCCGCCGGAGGTCGGCCACCCTCACCGCACGCTCAGGGGGTGCCTGGTCGAGGGCGGAAGCGCTGCGCAGCTGGGGGCCGCCCGGGAGCTGGGTGCGGCGCTGGCCCGGCAGAGGTACGTCCCGGCGCGTCTGCCGCGCCGGGACGGGATCTCCCCCCGCCGGCCCGGTTCCGGTCGCCGAGGGTCCTGCGATCGCGATCTGCACCCCCTGGTCGGCGAGTGCCTGGAGTTCGGTGACGGCGCGGTCGTCATGGGCGGGCGGTTCGTCCGTCACGAGGCGCGTGATCACATCGGTCGGCACCGTCTGGAACATCGTGTCGGTGCCGAGTTTGGAGTGGTCGGCGAGGACGACGACCTCAGCGGCGGCCTGTACCAGCGCGCGGTCGACGGAGGCCGACAGCATGTTGGACGTGGAGAGGCCGCGTTCGGCGGTCAGACCACTGCCGGAGAGGAAGGCGCGGGAGACTCTGAGTCCCTGGAGGGACTGCTCGGCCCCACTGCCCACGAGTGCGTAGTTGGATCCGCGCAGAGTGCCGCCCGTCATGACGACCTCGACCCTGTTGGCATGGGCCAACGCCTGTGCCACCAGAAGGGAGTTGGTGACGACGGTCAGCCCGGGCACCCGCGCGAGCCGGCGTGCCAGCTCCTGCGTGGTCGTACCCGCGCCCACCACAATGGCTTCGCCTTCTTCGACGAGGCCCGCGGCGAGGTCGGCGATGGCCGTCTTCTCTGCGGTCGCGAGATGTGATTTCTGCGGAAAGCCGGACTCCCGCGTGAATCCGCCCGGCAATACCGCACCGCCATGCCGGCGGTCGAGGAGTCCTTCTGCCTCCAGTGCGCGCACGTCCCGCCGTACGGTCACTTCGGAGGTCTGGACGACGCGGGCGAGCTCCCGGAGCGATACCGCTCCATTGGCCCGCACCATTTCGAGGATCAATTGACGACGTTCTGCAGCGAACACGAAACTGACAGTAACCCCAACGACCGTCTGCTTTCAGCAGTTTGCGCCGAATAACAGAAGTTGTTCGCACGGAACCGCAGGAAGTGGTATAGACGCCTATCTCCCGCGCCTATGCCCACCGCAGGGCCGGCAACAGGCTGTGACCTGCGGGAAGTTAATCGTGTTCGGTGAAATCGCGGCCGTCAGGCTTCGTCGGCCGTCTTTCGCGTGTGCAGCTGACGCGCCACCTCGGCGATCGAGCCCGAAAGTGACGGGTACACGGTGAACGCGTTCGCGATCTGCTCGACCGTCAGGTTGTTGTCGACCGCGATCGAGATGGGATGGATCAGTTCGCTCGCGCGCGGGGCGACGACCACGCCGCCCACCACGATTCCCGTGCCGGGACGGCAGAAGATCTTGACGAAGCCGTCGCGGATGCCCTGCATCTTGGCGCGCGGGTTGCGCAGCAGCGGCAGCTTCACCCCGCGGGCGTCGATCTTCCCGGCGTCGACGTCGGCCTGCGTGTAGCCGACCGTGGCGATCTCGGGGTCGGTGAAGACGTTCGAGGAGACCGTCTTGAGGTTCAGCGGGGCCACCGCGTCGCCGAGGAAGTGGTAGACGGCGATGCGGCCCTGCATGGCGGCCACGGAGGCGAGCGCGAAGACGCCGGTCACGTCACCGGCGGCGTACACGCCGGGAGCGGTGGTCCTGGAGACCTTGTCGGTCCAGATGTGCCCGGAGTCCCTGAGCTTGACCCCGGCCTCCTCGAGGCCCATCCCGCTGCTGTTCGGGATGGCGCCGACGGCCATCAGGCAGTGGGTGCCGGAGATGACGCGCCCGTCGGAGAGGGTGACCTCGACGCGGTCGCCGACGCGCTTGGCGGACTGGGCGCGCGAACGGGCCATGACGTTCATGCCGCGGCGGCGGAAGACGTCCTCCAGGACGGCGGCGGCGTCCGGGTCCTCACCGGGCAGGACGCGGTCGCGGCTGGACACGAGGGTGACGCGGGAGCCGAGGGCCTGGTAGGCGCCGGCGAACTCGGCGCCGGTGACGCCGGAACCGACCACGATGAGCTCTTCGGGGAGCTCGTCGAGGTCGTAGACCTGGGTCCAGTTGAGGATGCGCTCGCCGTCGGGCTGGGCGTCGGGCACCTCGCGGGGGTGACCGCCGGTGGCGATCAGGACGGCGTCGGCGGTGAGGGTCTCCTCGGTGCCGTCGGCGGTGCGCACGACGACCTTGCGGGAGCCGTCGGCGGCCTGCTGGCCCTCCAGGCGGCCACGGCCGCGCATCACGCGGGCGCCTGCCCGGGTGACGGACGCGGTGATGTCGTGGGACTGGGCGAGCGCGAGGCGCTTCACACGCCGGTTGACCTTGCCGAGATCCACGCCGACGACCCGCGCGGGGCTGTCGATGTGCGGGGTGTCGTCGGCGACGATGATCCCCAGTTCCTCGTACGACGAGTCGAAGGTGGTCATCACCTCGGCCGTCGCGATCAGGGTCTTGGACGGGACGCAGTCGGTGAGCACCGACGCCCCGCCCAGGCCGTCGCAGTCGACGACGGTCACCTCCGCGCCGAGCTGGGCAGCCACGAGGGCCGCCTCATATCCGCCAGGTCCGCCACCGATGATCACGATCCGAGTCACGTACTCCATTGTCCCGCACGCTTCAAGTGCTTTCGCCCCGGGGGCCTCCGTCCGTGCGCGTCCCACGTCGGAGGGGCTTCTGTTACAGGAGAGACCCCGGCCACACCTGCCGTACCCTCGACCACATGTCGCTCTACGCCGCATACGCCGGCAATCTCGACGCGCGGCTGATGACGCGCCGCGCACCGCACTCGCCGATGCGCGCGACGGGCTGGCTCAGCGGCTGGCGGCTGACGTTCGGGGGCGAGCACATGGGCTGGGAAGGCGCGCTCGCGACCCTCGTCGAGGCGCCCCGCTCGCAGGTCTTCGTCGCGCTGTACGACATCGCACCGATGGACGAGGACTCCATGGACCGCTGGGAGGGCGTGGGGCTCGACATATACCGGCGCATGCGGGTGCGCGTGGACACGCTGGAGGGCGAGGAACCCGCCTGGGTGTACGTGCTCAACGGGTACGAGGGCGGCTTCCCCTCGGCCCGCTATCTCGGCGAGCTGGCGGACGCGGCGGAGTCGGCCGGGGCCCCTCACGACTACGTGATGGAACTGCGCAAGCGCCCCTGCTGAGCGGGCTTCGTCGGAAACGACAAGACAACGATCCCATTCCCGTGAGGTCTGTCATCTACGCGCGTAGGACCGAACCGGCTACCCTCGATCGCGTGAACGCATCTGTTACTCCGGACAACATCCAGGGCGCCGCCGGATTCGATCCCCGGCTCGCCGCCGACGCCGCCGCCACGCGCCTGCGCGAGCTCACCGGCGCCGACACCCACGACGTCGCCCTCGTGATGGGCTCCGGCTGGGCACCGGCCGTGGACGCCCTCGGCACCCCCGAGGCCGAGTTCCCCGTCACCGAGCTGCCCGGTTTCCCGCCGCCGGCCGTCGAGGGCCACGGCGGAAAGATCCGCTCGTACAAGATCGGTGACAAGCGCACCCTCGTCTTCCTCGGGCGCACGCACTACTACGAGGGCCGCGGTGTCGCGTCCGTCGCGCACGGCGTCCGTACCGCCGTCGCCGCGGGCTGCAAGACCATCGTCCTGACCAACGGCTGCGGCGGTCTGCGCGAGGGCATGCGCCCCGGTCAGCCGGTCCTGATCAGCGACCACCTGAACCTGACGGCGACGTCGCCGATCGTCGGCGCGAACTTCGTCGACCTCACCGACCTGTACTCCCCGCGCCTGCGCGCCCTGTGCAAGGAGATCGACCCCTCCCTCGAGGAGGGCGTCTACGCGCAGTTCCCCGGCCCGCACTACGAGACCCCGGCCGAGATCCGCATGGCCCGCACGATCGGCGCGGACCTCGTCGGCATGTCGACGGTCCTCGAGGCCATCGCGGCCCGCGAGGCGGGCGCCGAGGTACTCGGCATCTCCCTCGTCACGAACCTGGCGGCGGGCATGACGGGCGAGCCCCTCAACCACGAAGAGGTGCTCCAGGCCGGCCGCGACTCCGCCACCCGCATGGGCGAGCTCCTGGGCAAGGTCCTGGGCCGCATCTGATCCCGTAGAGACACGCGAGAGGCTGGACGAACCGTGACCTTGCAGGACACCGAACTGCTCGCCAGGGCCGAGGCCTGGCGGGCCGAGGACCCCGACCCGGAGACCCGCGAGGAGCTGGCGAAGCTCATCGGGAGCGCCGACACCAAGGCGCTCGCCGAGCGCTTCGCCGGCACGCTCCAGTTCGGCACCGCGGGTCTGCGCGGTGAGCTCGGCGCGGGCCCCATGCGGATGAACCGCTCCGTGGTCATCCGCGCGGCGGCGGGCCTCGCCGCGTATCTCAAGGGCAAGGGCGAGGCGGGCGGGCTCGTCGTCGTCGGATACGACGCGCGCCACAAGTCGGCGGACTTCGCGCGGGACACGGCGGCCGTCATGACGGGCGCCGGCCTGCGCGCCGCGGTGCTGCCGCGCCCGCTGCCCACCCCGGTCCTCGCCTTCGCCATACGGCACCTGGGCGCGGTCGCGGGCGTGGAGGTCACGGCCAGCCACAACCCGCCCCGCGACAACGGCTACAAGGTCTACCTCGGCGACGGCTCCCAGATCGTGCCGCCCGCGGACGCCGAGATCGCGGCCGAGATCGCGGCGATCCGCACCCTCCACGACGTACCCCGCCCGGACTCCGGCTGGGAAACGCTCGACGAGGACGTCCTGGAGGCCTACCTGGCCCGCACGGACGCGGTCCTGGCCCCGGACTCCCCCCGCACGGCGCGCACGGTCTACACGGCCATGCACGGCGTCGGCAAGGACACCCTGCTCGCCGCGTTCGCACGAGCGGGCTTCCCCGAGCCCGTCCTCGTGGCCGAGCAGGCGGACCCGGACCCGGACTTCCCGACGGTGGCGTTCCCGAACCCGGAGGAACCGGGCGCGATGGACCTGTCCTTCGCGGCGGCCCGGACCGCGGACCCCGACCTGATCATCGCGAACGACCCGGACGCGGACCGCTGCGCAGTCGCCGTGAAGGACGGCGAAGACTGGCGGATGCTGCGAGGCGACGAGGTGGGCGCACTGCTGGCGGCCCACCTGGTGGCGCGCGGGGCGAGGGGCGTTTTCGCGGAGTCGATCGTGTCGTCCTCGCTCCTGGGCCGGATCGCCGAAAAGGCGGGCCTCCCCTACGAAGAGACCCTGACGGGCTTCAAGTGGATCGCCCGGGTGGACGGCCTGCGCTACGGCTACGAGGAGGCGCTCGGCTACTGCGTGGACCCCGAGGGCGTACGGGACAAGGACGGCATCACGGCGGCGCTGCTGGTCACCGAGCTGGCGTCGACACTCAAGGAACAGGGCCGCACCCTGCTGGACGCGCTGGACGACCTGGCGGTGGCGCACGGCCTGCACGCGACGGACCAGCTGTCGGTACGGGTGGACGACCTCGCGATCATCACCAAGGCGATGGCCGCGCTCCGCGAAGCACCGCCGGCCGAACTGGCAGGCCTGCGGGTGGCGCGGGCGGAGGACCTCACCCAGGGCACGGCCACACTCCCGCCGACGGACGGCCTGCGCTACACGCTGGACGGCGAGTACCGGGCCCGGGTCATCGTCCGCCCGAGCGGCACGGAGCCCAAGCTCAAGTGCTACCTGGAAGCGGTGATCCCGGTGGAAGCGCACTCAGACCTCGCGTCGGCCCGAGCAGAGGGCACACGGGTACTGGACGCGATCAAGCGGGACCTGTCGGCGGCGGCCGGAATCTGAAACAGGGCAGACAAAAGGCCGGGGTCGAGAGCGACCCCGGCCTTTCCCGTCCCTGAGCTCAACCGATCACAAGCAGAATGGCCATCAGAACCGCGCCCACGACCGCGGGCGCAATGATCTCGTAGGACCAGCGGACCGAAGGCTCGCCCTGCGCGGACGGCTTGTCGGCGCGGTCCCGGGCCAGCTCGCGGATCTCGTCCAGCGACTGATCGCCGGCGGCCTTGCGGGGCACGAAATCGGCGGCCCCGTCGAGGCCCCTGCCCTTACGTCCACCCGTGCGGCGATTGGCCTTCTTACGAGCGCGCATGGAGACGGGAATGGCCCAGAGCTGGTACTTGTCGCCGCCCTCGGTGAAGACCTCGCTGGAGTAGCTGGCACGCAGATCGGCGACGGACGCCCAGGGCAGGGTGATCACACGGAACGGATTACGGACGCGCAGCCGGTCCTCATTCGCGTACACCGCGGGCCGGATCGTGAAAGCCACGACGAGCGGCACGACGAGAAGCAGCCCTGCGACGGCCAGCCAGGCGGTGCGGGCGTCGCCGTTGACCAGGGCGTCGAAACCGAGCCAGGCCCCCATCACGAGCAGCAGGACGCCACCTGCGATACCGGCGGGAGAACGGTAGGCCCGCTCCGCCGCCACGGGTTCCGTGACGGAGGGCTGGGAGTCCGGGGTCTTCATACACCGATGATGCCTGAAGCCGGGAAGAACGTTGATTACGTCCTGAGAACAACCACAGAGCCCGGAACCCCCACCGCCGATCAGCAGCGCACAAGAAGCGCCCCCAGGACCGACAGCCCCCACCGAACGGACAGCCGCGCACAAAACGCGACCCGAGGACCGGCAGCCCCACCGCGCGGGGACAGCCGCATACGAGACGGGAGGGGACGCGGGGGCATGTGCGCGCGCAGCCACCAGCACCACGTACAGGCAATCAGCTCGCCGACGTGCACCCGTAGAACAGCGAGCACGTACATGCCCCCGCGTCCCCGCACCCGAAAACGAACCTGAGCAGGCACCGACCTGGCACCCGAGACGCACATCACCCGCACCCAGCCGCCCTCAAAGAAACGCACCCGAGCAGCCCACCAAGCAGACACCCAAAACCGCACCTCAGCAGTACCGACCGACCCCGGCACCCAAATCCGCACCCGAGCAGCCCGCCCCGCACCCCGCACCAAACCACCCCCACACACCCGCACCCGCACCCGCACCCGCACCCGCACCCAAGGGCACCGCCACCCGCCCCCGCGAGAGACCCACCACTCACCCCTCCCCCTGTACAGCAGCTACGCGCGTAGATATGCTCCCCTCGTGACCATGCCCACTGCACCCGCACCCGCATTCGCCGACGCGGTCGCCTCGGACCGTTCGCTGCGTCGCTTCCTTCACGGGCTGCCCGGCGTCGACACGGTCGGCCTGGAGGCTCGCGCCGCGTCCCTCGGCACGCGGTCGATCAAGACGACGGCCAAGGCGTACGCCATCGACCTGGCGATCTCGATGATCGACCTGACGACCCTCGAAGGCGCCGACACCGCCGGCAAGGTCCGCGCGCTCGGCGCGAAGGCCGTGCACCCGGACCCCACCGACCGTACGACTCCGCGCACAGCCGCCGTCTGCGTCTATCCGGACATGGTGGCGACGGCCAAGGAGGCCGTGGCCGGGAGCGACGTGAAGGTCGCCTCCGTGGCCACCGCCTTCCCGGCGGGCCGCGCCGCCCTGGAGGTGAAGCTCGGGGACGTCCGCGAGGCGGTCGCCGCCGGAGCCGACGAGATCGACATGGTCATCGACCGCGGAGCGTTCCTCGCGGGCCACTACCTCAAGGTGTACGAGGAGATCGTCGCCGTGAAGGAGGCCTCGGGCGCCGCGCGCCTCAAGGTCATCTTCGAGACGGGCGAGCTGTCGACGTACGACAACATCCGGCGTGCGAGCTGGCTGGGCATGATGGCCGGGGCGGACTTCATCAAGACGTCGACCGGCAAGGTCGGGGTGAACGCCACCCCGGCGAACACCCTGCTCATGCTGGAGGCGGTGCGTGACTTCCGCGCCCAGACGGGCGTACAGGTAGGTGTGAAGCCCGCCGGAGGCATCCGTACGACCAAGGACGCGATCAAGTTCCTCGTGCTGGTCAACGAGACCGCCGGCAGCGACTGGCTGGACAACCACTGGTTCCGCTTCGGCGCTTCGAGCCTGCTCAACGACCTGCTGATGCAGCGCCAGAAGCTGAGCACCGGCCGCTACTCCGGCCCCGACTACGTCACGGTGGACTGACCCATGACTTTTGAGTACGCACCCGCACCGGAGTCCCGCTCCGTCGTCGACATCGCGCCCAGCTACGGCCTGTTCATCGACGGCGAGTTCGTCGAGGCGGCCGACGGCAAGGTCTTCAAGACGGTCAGCCCGTCCACGGAGGAGGTCCTCTCCGAGATCGCCCAGGCGGGCGAGGCGGACGTGGACCGCGCGGTGAAGGCGGCCCGCAAGGCGTTCGAGAAGTGGTCGGCGCTGCCGGGCGCGGAGCGCGCGAAGTACCTGTTCCGGATCGCGCGGATCATCCAGGAGCGCAGCCGCGAGCTCGCGGTCCTGGAGACGCTGGACAACGGCAAGCCGATCAAGGAGACGCGCGACGCGGACCTCCCGCTGGTGGCGGCGCACTTCTTCTACTACGCGGGCTGGGCGGACAAGCTCGGCCACGCGGGCTTCGGCCCGGACCCGGCGCCGCTGGGCGTCGCGGGCCAGGTCATCCCGTGGAACTTCCCGCTGCTGATGCTGGCGTGGAAGATCGCCCCGGCGCTGGCGACGGGCAACACGGTCGTCCTGAAGCCGGCCGAGACGACCCCGCTGTCCGCGCTCTTCTTCGCGGACATCTGCCGCCAGGCGGGCCTGCCCAAGGGTGTGGTGAACATCCTCCCGGGCTACGGCGACGCGGGCGCGGCGCTCACGGCGCACCCCGACGTGAACAAGGTGGCGTTCACCGGCTCCACCGCGGTGGGCAAGGCGATCGCCCGCCAGGTGGCCGGCACCGACAAGAAGGTCACGCTCGAACTGGGCGGCAAGGGCGCGAACATCGTCTTCGACGACGCGCCCGTCGACCAGGCGGTCGAGGGCATCGTCACGGGCATCTTCTTCAACCAGGGCCAGGTCTGCTGCGCGGGCTCACGCCTCCTGGTCCAGGAGTCGGTGGCCGACGAGGTGCTGGACGCGCTGAAACGCCGCCTCACCACCCTCCGCCTGGGCGACCCGCTGGACAAGAACACCGACATCGGCGCGATCAACTCCGCGGAGCAGCTCGCGAGGATCAAGGCGCTCGCGGACACCGGCGAGGCCGAGGGCGCGGAGCGCTGGTCGGCGCCGTGCGAACTCCCGGACAGCGGCTACTGGTTCGCGCCGACGCTCTTCACGAACGTCACGCAGGCGCACACGATCGCGCGGGACGAGATCTTCGGCCCGGTGCTGTCCGTCCTCACGTTCCGCACTCCGGAGGAGGCGGTGGCGAAGGCGAACAACACGCAGTACGGGCTCTCGGCCGGCATCTGGACGGAGAAGGGCTCGCGCATCCTCTCGGTCGCGAACAAGCTCCGGGCGGGCGTCGTCTGGGCCAACACGTTCAACAAGTTCGACCCGACCTCGCCGTTCGGCGGCTACAAGGAGTCGGGTCACGGCCGCGAGGGCGGCCGCCACGGCCTGGAGGCATACCTCGATGTCTGAGCGACTCACAGTCCTGAAGACCTACAAGCTGTACGTGGGCGGGAAGTTCCCGCGTTCCGAGAGCGGCCGGGTGTACAAGGTGTCGGACTCGAAGGGCAAGTGGCTGGCGAACGCCCCGCTGTCGTCCCGCAAGGACGCGCGTGACGCCGTGGTGGCGGCGCGCAAGGCGTTCGGTGGCTGGGCGGGCGCGACGGCGTACAACCGCGGGCAGGTGCTCTACCGCGTGGCGGAGATGCTGGAGGGCCGCCGCGACCAGTTCGTGCGGGAGGTGGCGGACGCCGAGGGCCTGTCGAAGTCCAAGGCCGCGGCCGTCGTGGACGCGGCGATCGACAGGTGGGTCTGGTACGCGGGCTGGACGGACAAGATCGGCCAGGTCGTCGGCGGGGCGAACCCGGTCGCGGGCCCGTTCTTCAACCTGTCCACGCCCGAGCCGACCGGCGTGGTGGCCGTGCTGGCCCCGCAGAAGTCGTCGTTCCTGGGCCTTGTCTCGGTGATCGCCCCGGTGATCGCGACGGGCAACACGGCCGTGGTGATCGCGAGCGAGACGTCCCCGCTGCCCGCGCTGTCGCTCGGCGAGGTGCTCGCCACGTCCGACGTGCCGGGCGGTGTCGTGAACGTCCTGTCCGGCAGGACGGCGGAGATCGCCGCGCCGCTGGCCGCGCACCAGGACGTGAACGCGATCGACCTGACGGGCGCGGACGCAGATCTGGCCCGCGACCTGGAGATCGCTGCGGCGGACAACCTGAAGCGCGTGCGCCGTCCCCAGGCTGTGGACACGGACTGGACGACGGACCCCGGCACGGACCGGCTCACGTCGTTCCTCGAGACCAAGACGGTGTGGCACCCGACGGGTTCGCTCGGCGCCTCGGGCTCTTCGTACTAGGCCGGAAGCCGAAGCCGGACCCGGCCCGAAACCCGAAACCCCGGCCCTCCTCCGTCCAGGAGGGCCGGGGTTTCGTCATGCGGTCGAGGCCGAGGCCGAACTCCCAGGTGGGGTCGCCCTTGTGGGCGGCGCCCAGCCCGTGGTGCTGACAGTTCGGGTAACGGCCCGTACTCGTCAGGTAGTT encodes the following:
- a CDS encoding PH domain-containing protein, with the translated sequence MKTPDSQPSVTEPVAAERAYRSPAGIAGGVLLLVMGAWLGFDALVNGDARTAWLAVAGLLLVVPLVVAFTIRPAVYANEDRLRVRNPFRVITLPWASVADLRASYSSEVFTEGGDKYQLWAIPVSMRARKKANRRTGGRKGRGLDGAADFVPRKAAGDQSLDEIRELARDRADKPSAQGEPSVRWSYEIIAPAVVGAVLMAILLVIG
- the deoC gene encoding deoxyribose-phosphate aldolase, yielding MPTAPAPAFADAVASDRSLRRFLHGLPGVDTVGLEARAASLGTRSIKTTAKAYAIDLAISMIDLTTLEGADTAGKVRALGAKAVHPDPTDRTTPRTAAVCVYPDMVATAKEAVAGSDVKVASVATAFPAGRAALEVKLGDVREAVAAGADEIDMVIDRGAFLAGHYLKVYEEIVAVKEASGAARLKVIFETGELSTYDNIRRASWLGMMAGADFIKTSTGKVGVNATPANTLLMLEAVRDFRAQTGVQVGVKPAGGIRTTKDAIKFLVLVNETAGSDWLDNHWFRFGASSLLNDLLMQRQKLSTGRYSGPDYVTVD
- a CDS encoding aldehyde dehydrogenase family protein, with amino-acid sequence MTFEYAPAPESRSVVDIAPSYGLFIDGEFVEAADGKVFKTVSPSTEEVLSEIAQAGEADVDRAVKAARKAFEKWSALPGAERAKYLFRIARIIQERSRELAVLETLDNGKPIKETRDADLPLVAAHFFYYAGWADKLGHAGFGPDPAPLGVAGQVIPWNFPLLMLAWKIAPALATGNTVVLKPAETTPLSALFFADICRQAGLPKGVVNILPGYGDAGAALTAHPDVNKVAFTGSTAVGKAIARQVAGTDKKVTLELGGKGANIVFDDAPVDQAVEGIVTGIFFNQGQVCCAGSRLLVQESVADEVLDALKRRLTTLRLGDPLDKNTDIGAINSAEQLARIKALADTGEAEGAERWSAPCELPDSGYWFAPTLFTNVTQAHTIARDEIFGPVLSVLTFRTPEEAVAKANNTQYGLSAGIWTEKGSRILSVANKLRAGVVWANTFNKFDPTSPFGGYKESGHGREGGRHGLEAYLDV
- a CDS encoding aldehyde dehydrogenase family protein, which gives rise to MSERLTVLKTYKLYVGGKFPRSESGRVYKVSDSKGKWLANAPLSSRKDARDAVVAARKAFGGWAGATAYNRGQVLYRVAEMLEGRRDQFVREVADAEGLSKSKAAAVVDAAIDRWVWYAGWTDKIGQVVGGANPVAGPFFNLSTPEPTGVVAVLAPQKSSFLGLVSVIAPVIATGNTAVVIASETSPLPALSLGEVLATSDVPGGVVNVLSGRTAEIAAPLAAHQDVNAIDLTGADADLARDLEIAAADNLKRVRRPQAVDTDWTTDPGTDRLTSFLETKTVWHPTGSLGASGSSY